In one window of Chloroflexota bacterium DNA:
- a CDS encoding transposase, with the protein LSADNNLAERSLRPLVVARKISGGTRSSRGSRITLALASLFETWKARGLNPLTQCFSMLAQGP; encoded by the coding sequence CTGAGTGCGGACAACAATCTGGCCGAACGGAGCCTTCGTCCGCTGGTGGTAGCGCGCAAGATCAGCGGGGGTACGCGGAGTAGCCGCGGTAGCAGGATCACGTTGGCCCTGGCCAGTCTCTTTGAAACGTGGAAAGCACGTGGGCTCAATCCCCTTACGCAGTGCTTCAGTATGCTTGCTCAAGGCCCTTAA